A segment of the Patescibacteria group bacterium genome:
CTGTATAGCTTCAGATATAAAGTTTACTATTCATAAGCTTAGACATACGTTTGCTACTCTTATGCTAGAAGGAGGTTGTGATATTTATAGTTTATCCAAGATGATGGGCCATAGTGACATCAAGACTACAACCATCTATCTCGCTGCAAGTGCTGAGCATTTGAGAATCCAAATAAGGAAACATCCCTTGAATAATTTATGAAATCATTGAGCAATTTTATTATTATGTAAAAATGTGTTATCGTTTCCGTCTTTAGTAATGAATTAAAAGAACTTGTTTTTAAGTCGGGCATTCTGTATACTATAAATGATTATATGGATCAGCTCTCTAATTCAAGTGTAGTAAATATTTAGCCAAGATATAATTGGTGGGCTTTTTACTTTAGTTGTAATTTTATGAAAAAATTCATTCAAAAAATATTGACAGGTACTAGATCATCTCAAAATGCTGATTTGCTTAATGAGTTTATTCAAACACAACAAGATATAAAGAAATTACCTGCCTTTTCTAACTTAGAAAAAGTTCAATTTGATCAAGATGTATCAATCGGTCATCTTTATTATTCAAGCAAAATAGAAGGTACCCATCTTGATGAAAAACGATTGAATCAAGCAATTCATGCAAAAAGAGTTTGAAAGAGCAACAGGAAAGACCGATTTGGAAAACAGAGAAGCATCTGGCTTTTGGAAAGCAATTACTTTGTCAAATGATATAGGTCAAGGGGATCAAGAAATTAATCTCGAAGTAATTTTAAGTCTCAATCGATGTATTTTAGAGCATGCTATACCAGAAGCAGCTGGAAAACTAAGAGTAACTGGGGAGGATATACTTCCCCTTGAATGTGTAGAGCCTCCACCTGGATCTATGGTTAGAGAGAAAATGTATCAGTTTGAGAAAGATTTAAAACACAAAATTTACATAGTTCCTTTAAGGTGCCCTAAGCCAAATAATCCTAAACACTATAAAAAGTGGGTAGATAGTGTTTTTGACCTTGCAGCATGGGTTCAGCATAGCTTAGTAGCAATACATCCCTTTTCAGAAGGGAATGGAAGGACTGCACGTCTTATGACTAATATTATTCTCAGAAGATACAATTTTCCTCCAACAGATGTGAAAATTGAATCTGATGACAAAGCAAAATATTTAAATGCATTATGTCAAATTGATATGTATACTGATTATAAACCGTTAAAAGATCTGATACTAAAAGGTGCCCTGGCTACATTGCAAAAAGAAAGAGACATGAAAAGAAGAAAGCAAGCAGGTCAATAATTCATGATACCTTATTTTGGGTCGACGTAAGATTCAAGCTTATCTCGACGTCTAAGCTTGTAGTTATGTTGGTTTTAAAATAGTGTTAGAAATATGGATGTGTGTTACAATCTCTACTATTCTACATACAAATATAAGTACAGTAGCGATTGGAAAAAATTAAAGGTAAAATCAAAATATGGGGAATACAGACTTAATTTTACAATGGTCCAAATTAATATCATTGACTGAGGATCAAGTAGATAAACTACCTCAAGATATTGAAGGTGCTTTTCGTATATCAAAAAAAGAGGGTGACGATAGATTCTATGTTGTTTTTATTGGCAGTTCTACAGATTTAAAAAAGGAACTTAAAAAATTGATTGCTGAAAAG
Coding sequences within it:
- a CDS encoding Fic family protein gives rise to the protein MQKEFERATGKTDLENREASGFWKAITLSNDIGQGDQEINLEVILSLNRCILEHAIPEAAGKLRVTGEDILPLECVEPPPGSMVREKMYQFEKDLKHKIYIVPLRCPKPNNPKHYKKWVDSVFDLAAWVQHSLVAIHPFSEGNGRTARLMTNIILRRYNFPPTDVKIESDDKAKYLNALCQIDMYTDYKPLKDLILKGALATLQKERDMKRRKQAGQ